The genomic segment GGAGGCGATGTACGAGACCGAGCCGGCGCCCGCCGCCCTCACGCTTTTCGCCATCCCCGGCGCCGATGGCCGTCCGGCCTTCCAGGTGCAGTTCCCCTGGGTCCTCGGCCTTATCACCACCCGCTCCATTGACCGCGACCTGCCCGGTATCACCGAACTGGTCGAACATGCCGCCTTGCGCATCGCCAATGGCCTGAAAGCCTATGTAGCCCTTCAGGACATTCGCGCCGGTGGTGGGGAAGAGGCCCGCGCCGCCTTCGATGCCTCCAAGGCCGACCTCGGTTATGCTCTGCTCCTCAAGCAGTACCGGCCGGATATCGAGAACGCCACCGGTGAGGAAATTACCAAGGCGGCGCTCGATACGGTGCCCGATGTCTGGCCGCTCTTCTGGAGCTTCCGCATCATGGTGGGCGTGGGCTTCTTCTTCATCGCCTTCTTTGCTTTCTGGTTCTGGAAAGCCTCGCGCCACACCCTCGAATCCCATCGCTGGCTGCTGCGTGTCGCCGTAATTGCGCTGCCGCTCCCCTGGCTCGCCATCGAAGCAGGTTGGCTCGTCGCCGAATATGGCCGCCAGCCCTGGGTCGTGGAGGGCGTGCTGCCAACGTTCTACGCCGCCTCGGGCCTGCACTTCTGGGATCTGGTGATCTCGCTGACCTTCTTCGTCACCGTCTATACCGTCCTTGCCATCGTGATGGTCTGGCTCATGGCCCGCGTCATCAAGGCCGGCCCCTCCGAGAAGTCCACCCTGGACGTACCCGCCGAACCGCTCCCGGTCGAACCCGTTCCCGCCGAACCTGTCCCCGCCAACTAAGGACGCCAGAACATGACCGCCATTCCACTCGACTATGAAGTTCTGCGTCTCATCTGGTGGGCGCTTCTTGGGATCCTGCTGATCGGCTTCGCCATCCTGGGCGGCATGGACCTGGGCGTAGGGGCGTTGCTGCCCTTCGCCGCCCGCACGGACGAGGAGCGCCGCGTGCTCCTCAATCTCTCCGGACCCACCTGGGAAGGCAACCAGGTCTGGCTGGTCCTCGGCGGCGGAGCCATCTTCGCCGCCTGGCCGCCGCTATATGCGGTGAGTTTCTCGGGGTTCTACCTGGCCATGATCGCCGTGCTCCTGGCGCTGATCCTGCGCCCGGTCGGCTTCAAGTTCCGCTCCAAGGTGCCGAGCGAAGGCTGGCGCAATGTCTGGGATTGGGCCCTGTTCGTCGGCGGTTTCGTGCCGGCGCTGATCTTCGGGGTGGCCGTGGGCAACCTCTTCCTCGGAGCTCCCTTCCGGCTCGACGACACGCTGCGTGCCACCTACGAGGGCAACTTCTTCGGCTTGCTCACGCCGTTCGCGCTCCTTGCGGGCCTCGTCAGTGTCGCCATGCTGCTCACGCAGGGCGCCACGATCATCGCCGCGCGCACCAGCGGGTCCGTTGCCGAACGTGCCCGCCAGTATGGGCAGTGGGCGGCCCTCGCGACTATCGTGCTCTTTGTCCTGGGTGGCGTCGTCGCGCTCTGGATGCTCAACGGCTATACCGTCACCAGTGTCCAGGACCCGCTCGGTCCGTCCAACCCGCTCGGCAAGACCGTGGTCGTGGCCCCTGGCGCGTGGCGCGCCAACTACACCAACTATCCTTGGATGATGCTGGCGCCTATCCTCGCCATCGTCGGCAGCCTTGCTGCCTGGCTCGGGCTGCGGGCGCGGGCAGGGCTCTGGGCATTTGCCGGCTCGAGCCTTGCGATCGCCGGCGTCATCGCCACTGCCGGCCTGACGCTCTTTCCCTTCTTCATGCCGTCTTCGGCCGATCCAGGAGTGAGCCTGACCGTCTGGGATGCCTCATCGAGCCATCTGACGCTCTTCATCATGCTGGTGGTGACGGTGGTCTTCCTGCCGATCGTGCTGGCCTACACCGCGTGGGTCTATCGCGTCATGCGCGGCCCGGTCACGGTCGGCACCACTCTCAAGCGCAACCCGAACGCCTACTAGGAGACGGCAATGTGGTATTTTTCTTGGATCCTGGGCGTAAGCCTGGCCTGCAGCTTCAGCATTCTCAACGCCATGTGGTTTGAGCTGCGCGAAGACAAGAAGAACGGCAGGTAACGCTTGCGGCGATCGGGGCAGGGCTCCGATCGCCGTCTATTTTCAGGACACTCAGGCCGACGTCACGCGCCAGATCGTGTCGCCCGCATCGTCCGCCACCAGCAGGCTGCCATCGGCGGCCATCGCCACGCCCACAGGGCGTCCATAGGCCGAACGCTCGTCCGCCGTCAGGAACCCCGAGAGAATCTCGCGCGGCATGCCCGCCGGACGTCCTTCCGCAAATGCCACGAACACCACCTTGTAGCCGCTGAGCTTGGAGCGGTTCCACGAACCGTGCTGGCCGATCACCATGCCTGCGCCGAACCCATTGAGTGTACCGTCCGGCAACCAGGCGAGGCCGAGCGAGGCGGTGTGCCCGCCCAGGGCGTAATCCGGCGTGATGGAGCTTGCGACGAGCGCCGGATTTGCCGGCTGCACGCGGTCGTCAACAATCTGGTCCCAATAGCTGTAGGGCCAGCCATAGAAGCCGCCATCCTTGACCGAGGTCAGGTAGTCCGGCGGCGTCTCGTCGCCCAACCCGTCCCGCTCGTTGACCACCGTCCAGAGGGCGCCGGTCGTCGGCTCGAATGCCATGCCCACCGCATTGCGGAGCCCCGAGGCGAAGATGCGGCTCTTGCCGGTGGCAAGGTCGAGCTCGTGGATGGCCGCGCGGTCGACCTCGGCCTCGAACCCCTGCTCGGCAATGTTGCTGAGCGAACCAACGCCCACATAGAGCTTGGTCTGGTCGTGGCTGACGAAGAGGTTGCGCGTCCAATGTCCGCCCGGCTTCATATCCATCAGCTTGCGGCCGGCGCCGGTAATCCGCGTTGCGCCCTCGACATAGGGGTAGGCCACCACGCTGTCGGTATTGCCCACGTAGAAGGTGTCGCCAACCAGTGCCATGCCGAACGGCTGGTTGAGCCCGCTCAGGAAGACTTCGCGGATTTCGGGCACGCCGTCTCCGTCCGCATCGCGCAGCAGGATGATCCTGTTAGCGCTCTTGCGGATGGCGCCGACCCGTCGCATGACGAAATTACGCGCCAGATCCATCAACTGGGTAATGCGGCCGGGGAGGGACGCCGATTCAGCGACCAGCACGTCCCCATTTGGCAGCACGTATATCCAGCGCGGATGTTCCATGCCGCGCGCGAACGCAGTTACCTTGAGGCCAGCTGCCACGTCCGGAGTCTGGTTGTCCGCCCAGCCCTTGATATTGGGGGTCTTGAGCGTGGGCCGGTTGCCCTGCGAAATCGCCTCTGGAATGGACGGTGCCGTTCCGAATACGGGCGCCATATTGCCGCCTTTGCCGCGGCCGGCGTTTGAGCGAAGGACAAAAAACGCGATAGCAGCGAGAACGACGACAATTATCAGCGCAAGAACGGCACTTGCAGTCACGGCATATCTCCGGGCGGGGTGGGCCGGCCGAACGGCGGCCCG from the Youhaiella tibetensis genome contains:
- a CDS encoding cytochrome ubiquinol oxidase subunit I, producing MVDPIVVDLSRLQFAATAMYHFLFVPLTLGLAFLLAIMESVYVMTGRPIWRSMTLFWGVLFGINFAMGVATGIVMEFQFGMNWSYYSHYVGDVFGAPLAIEGLMAFFLEATFIGLFFFGWDRLKPVTHLAVTWLMALGANFSALWILIANGWMQNPVGAQFNPDTMRMEVTNFIEVIFNPVAQAKFVHTVSAGYVTGSVFVLAISALFLLQERHRDFAKRSMVVAASFGLASALSVVVLGDESGYVATEHQKMKIAAMEAMYETEPAPAALTLFAIPGADGRPAFQVQFPWVLGLITTRSIDRDLPGITELVEHAALRIANGLKAYVALQDIRAGGGEEARAAFDASKADLGYALLLKQYRPDIENATGEEITKAALDTVPDVWPLFWSFRIMVGVGFFFIAFFAFWFWKASRHTLESHRWLLRVAVIALPLPWLAIEAGWLVAEYGRQPWVVEGVLPTFYAASGLHFWDLVISLTFFVTVYTVLAIVMVWLMARVIKAGPSEKSTLDVPAEPLPVEPVPAEPVPAN
- a CDS encoding PQQ-dependent sugar dehydrogenase; amino-acid sequence: MVVVLAAIAFFVLRSNAGRGKGGNMAPVFGTAPSIPEAISQGNRPTLKTPNIKGWADNQTPDVAAGLKVTAFARGMEHPRWIYVLPNGDVLVAESASLPGRITQLMDLARNFVMRRVGAIRKSANRIILLRDADGDGVPEIREVFLSGLNQPFGMALVGDTFYVGNTDSVVAYPYVEGATRITGAGRKLMDMKPGGHWTRNLFVSHDQTKLYVGVGSLSNIAEQGFEAEVDRAAIHELDLATGKSRIFASGLRNAVGMAFEPTTGALWTVVNERDGLGDETPPDYLTSVKDGGFYGWPYSYWDQIVDDRVQPANPALVASSITPDYALGGHTASLGLAWLPDGTLNGFGAGMVIGQHGSWNRSKLSGYKVVFVAFAEGRPAGMPREILSGFLTADERSAYGRPVGVAMAADGSLLVADDAGDTIWRVTSA
- the cydB gene encoding cytochrome d ubiquinol oxidase subunit II; the encoded protein is MTAIPLDYEVLRLIWWALLGILLIGFAILGGMDLGVGALLPFAARTDEERRVLLNLSGPTWEGNQVWLVLGGGAIFAAWPPLYAVSFSGFYLAMIAVLLALILRPVGFKFRSKVPSEGWRNVWDWALFVGGFVPALIFGVAVGNLFLGAPFRLDDTLRATYEGNFFGLLTPFALLAGLVSVAMLLTQGATIIAARTSGSVAERARQYGQWAALATIVLFVLGGVVALWMLNGYTVTSVQDPLGPSNPLGKTVVVAPGAWRANYTNYPWMMLAPILAIVGSLAAWLGLRARAGLWAFAGSSLAIAGVIATAGLTLFPFFMPSSADPGVSLTVWDASSSHLTLFIMLVVTVVFLPIVLAYTAWVYRVMRGPVTVGTTLKRNPNAY
- the cydX gene encoding cytochrome bd-I oxidase subunit CydX, whose amino-acid sequence is MWYFSWILGVSLACSFSILNAMWFELREDKKNGR